The following are encoded in a window of Streptomyces sp. Go-475 genomic DNA:
- a CDS encoding AMP-binding protein: MNSYSHGTGGTALLGDTIGANLDRAVATWPDREALVDVPSGRRWTYAQFGAAVDELASALLASGVAKGDRVGIWAVNCPEWVLVQYATARLGAIMVNINPAYRTHEVEYVLKQAGVSLLFASLSHKTSDYRSMVEQVRGRCPELREVVYFGDPSWDALLGRATPDPVYEALSCDEPINIQYTSGTTGFPKGATLSHHNILNNGYFVGESIAYTERDRVCVPVPFYHCFGMVMGNLAATSHGACVVIPAPSFDPKATLDAVQQERCTSLYGVPTMFIAELNLPDFASYDLSSLRTGIMAGSPCPVEVMKRVVAEMHMAEVSICYGMTETSPVSLQTRRDDDLEHRTGTVGRVLPHIEVKIVDPATGVTRPRDVAGELCTRGYSVMLGYWNEPEKTAEAIDAGRWMHTGDLAVMREDGYVEIVGRIKDMIIRGGENIYPREIEEFLYAHPKIQDVQVVGVPHDHYGEEVLACVIARDPAAPPTLEELRAFCEGRLAHYKIPSRLQILDSFPMTVSGKVRKVELRERFGG, encoded by the coding sequence GTGAACTCCTACAGCCACGGAACCGGCGGCACGGCGCTGCTCGGCGACACCATCGGGGCCAACCTGGACCGGGCCGTGGCCACCTGGCCGGACCGCGAGGCGCTGGTGGACGTACCGTCCGGGCGGCGCTGGACCTACGCGCAGTTCGGCGCGGCGGTGGACGAACTCGCCTCCGCCCTGCTGGCCTCCGGTGTCGCCAAGGGCGACCGGGTGGGCATCTGGGCGGTCAACTGCCCCGAGTGGGTGCTCGTCCAGTACGCCACCGCCCGCCTCGGCGCGATCATGGTGAACATCAACCCGGCGTACCGCACCCACGAGGTCGAGTACGTCCTCAAGCAGGCCGGCGTGTCCCTGCTGTTCGCGTCCCTGAGCCACAAGACGAGCGACTACCGGTCGATGGTCGAGCAGGTGCGGGGCCGCTGCCCCGAGCTGCGCGAGGTCGTCTACTTCGGCGACCCGAGCTGGGACGCACTGCTCGGACGGGCGACCCCGGACCCGGTCTACGAGGCCCTCTCCTGCGACGAGCCCATCAACATCCAGTACACGTCGGGCACGACGGGCTTCCCCAAGGGCGCGACCCTCTCGCACCACAACATCCTCAACAACGGCTACTTCGTGGGCGAGTCGATCGCCTACACCGAGCGGGACCGGGTCTGCGTCCCGGTGCCCTTCTACCACTGCTTCGGCATGGTCATGGGCAACCTCGCCGCCACCTCCCACGGCGCCTGCGTGGTCATCCCGGCTCCGTCCTTCGACCCGAAGGCGACCCTGGACGCGGTCCAGCAGGAGCGCTGCACCTCGCTCTACGGCGTCCCCACCATGTTCATCGCGGAACTGAACCTGCCGGACTTCGCCTCCTACGACCTCTCCTCCCTGCGCACGGGCATCATGGCGGGTTCGCCCTGCCCGGTGGAGGTGATGAAGCGGGTCGTCGCCGAGATGCACATGGCGGAGGTCTCCATCTGCTACGGCATGACCGAGACGTCCCCGGTCTCCCTCCAGACCCGCAGGGACGACGACCTGGAGCACCGCACGGGCACGGTCGGCCGGGTCCTGCCGCACATCGAGGTCAAGATCGTCGACCCGGCGACGGGCGTGACACGACCCCGCGACGTGGCGGGCGAGTTGTGCACCCGCGGGTACAGCGTGATGCTCGGCTACTGGAACGAGCCGGAGAAGACCGCCGAGGCGATCGACGCGGGCCGCTGGATGCACACCGGCGACCTCGCCGTGATGCGCGAGGACGGATACGTCGAGATCGTCGGCCGCATCAAGGACATGATCATCCGGGGCGGGGAGAACATCTACCCCCGCGAGATCGAGGAGTTCCTCTACGCCCACCCCAAGATCCAGGACGTCCAGGTCGTGGGCGTCCCGCACGACCACTACGGCGAGGAGGTCCTGGCCTGCGTCATCGCCCGCGACCCGGCCGCCCCGCCGACCCTGGAGGAACTGCGGGCCTTCTGCGAGGGGCGGCTGGCGCACTACAAGATCCCGAGCAGGCTGCAGATCCTCGACTCCTTCCCGATGACGGTGTCCGGCAAGGTGCGCAAGGTGGAGCTGCGGGAGCGGTTCGGCGGCTAG
- a CDS encoding GNAT family N-acetyltransferase: MPPRIRPAAPAELPALQDIERAAGAPFRDLGMPEIADDEPPGLDVLERYRGAGRCWVAVDERDRPVAYLVAEPVDGALHIEQVSVHPRAARRGVGRDLLAHAAGHAREEGLTALTLTTFAEVPWNAPYYARLGFRTLDEHELTPGLRAIRAGEAAHGLDRWPRVCMRATVRTDRRRGLTACRPGQGAGK; this comes from the coding sequence ATGCCCCCGCGCATCCGCCCGGCGGCCCCCGCCGAACTCCCCGCCCTCCAGGACATCGAGCGCGCCGCCGGCGCCCCCTTCCGCGACCTCGGCATGCCGGAGATCGCCGACGACGAACCGCCGGGGCTCGACGTACTGGAGCGCTACCGCGGGGCCGGCCGCTGCTGGGTCGCGGTGGACGAGCGGGACCGCCCTGTCGCGTACCTCGTCGCCGAACCCGTGGACGGCGCCCTGCACATCGAGCAGGTCTCGGTCCACCCGCGCGCCGCACGCCGCGGCGTCGGCCGGGACCTGCTGGCCCACGCCGCCGGCCACGCCCGCGAGGAGGGCCTGACCGCGCTGACGCTGACCACCTTCGCGGAGGTCCCGTGGAACGCCCCCTACTACGCCCGCCTCGGCTTCCGCACCCTGGACGAGCACGAGCTCACGCCCGGCCTGCGCGCGATCCGCGCGGGTGAGGCCGCACACGGCCTGGACCGCTGGCCCCGGGTGTGCATGCGCGCCACCGTCCGAACCGACCGCCGCCGGGGCCTTACGGCCTGTCGTCCGGGTCAGGGCGCAGGGAAGTGA